The Methylotenera sp. G11 genome includes a window with the following:
- a CDS encoding pilus assembly protein PilP, protein MPVLVLGVLLAACSGEEGDDLDQYMRDAAKGIKPQVKPLPEVKPYTALQYNADGTLVDPFRARKAANKSSALQPNLNRPKEPLEAYPLESLKYVGLLSKNKLIYALLKTPDNVVQQVKVGNYVGQNYGRVTQITDREVILNEIVQDELSGDWIERASNLALQE, encoded by the coding sequence CTGCCGGTTCTGGTATTGGGTGTCCTCCTGGCTGCCTGCAGTGGTGAGGAAGGGGATGACCTGGATCAGTATATGCGGGATGCCGCCAAGGGTATCAAGCCCCAGGTCAAACCTTTGCCCGAGGTTAAGCCATATACGGCATTGCAATACAACGCGGACGGCACCCTGGTGGATCCATTCCGCGCGCGCAAGGCGGCGAACAAGTCAAGCGCCTTGCAGCCTAACCTGAACCGGCCTAAAGAACCTTTGGAAGCCTATCCGCTTGAAAGTTTGAAATATGTTGGCCTGCTGTCAAAGAACAAGCTGATTTATGCCTTGCTTAAAACCCCGGATAATGTCGTCCAGCAGGTGAAGGTCGGCAATTATGTGGGACAGAATTACGGACGTGTCACGCAAATTACCGATAGGGAAGTCATATTGAATGAGATTGTGCAGGATGAGCTATCAGGTGACTGGATAGAACGCGCTTCAAACTTGGCTTTGCAGGAATAA
- a CDS encoding type 4a pilus biogenesis protein PilO, with product MKLEDFNNIDIKNAGNLPMPVKAVLLAVVFVLLLALGYYFLLSPALETLDQEKAKEQQLRDVFLAKKSQAINLEAYRAQMVEIEKTFGALLRQLPDKSQIDGLLTDINQAGLSRGLEFELFKPGSETQAEFYAEMPIAIKVVGTYHDLGAFASDISRLSRIVTISNVAVVPQGSGKDSKPADAKAAGAGNMLVMEAVAKTYRYLDAEEIAAKQKALKAEKEAKAKSGKKG from the coding sequence ATGAAATTAGAAGATTTCAATAATATTGATATCAAGAATGCCGGTAACTTGCCTATGCCGGTCAAGGCTGTGCTGCTTGCGGTTGTTTTTGTGCTGCTGCTGGCATTGGGGTATTACTTCCTGCTGAGCCCTGCACTTGAGACGCTGGATCAGGAAAAAGCCAAAGAACAGCAATTAAGGGATGTGTTCCTTGCCAAAAAGAGCCAGGCAATCAATCTGGAAGCTTACCGTGCGCAGATGGTCGAGATCGAGAAAACTTTTGGTGCGCTGTTAAGGCAGCTGCCGGATAAGTCGCAGATTGATGGGCTGCTCACTGACATTAACCAGGCCGGACTGAGCAGGGGGCTGGAGTTCGAGTTGTTCAAGCCCGGCAGCGAAACGCAAGCCGAGTTCTATGCCGAAATGCCGATCGCAATCAAGGTGGTGGGCACTTATCATGACCTGGGCGCTTTTGCGTCAGACATTTCCAGGCTGTCCCGTATCGTTACGATCAGCAATGTTGCCGTGGTGCCTCAAGGCAGCGGCAAGGATAGCAAGCCGGCTGATGCCAAGGCTGCCGGTGCAGGCAATATGCTGGTGATGGAAGCTGTGGCGAAAACCTATCGATATCTGGACGCAGAGGAGATCGCTGCGAAGCAGAAAGCTCTGAAAGCTGAAAAAGAAGCCAAAGCAAAATCTGGTAAGAAAGGCTGA
- a CDS encoding PilN domain-containing protein produces MIRVNLLPHRQIRREARQRQFGLMAAFTAIVASTIVFMAYTVINAKIDSQTERNARLDAAIVKLDKEIKDIQDLKDQISAMLERKQVVENLQTNRSQAVIVFDELSRQLPEGMYFKSIKQVGDLITLEGVADTNARVATLVRNYNASAWLEAPGLVEIKAVTANGQKQNVFTLTVKLKAPQVEEEADATKGKAVEGGKP; encoded by the coding sequence ATGATACGCGTCAATTTACTCCCGCACCGGCAAATCAGAAGAGAGGCCAGGCAGCGTCAATTCGGCCTGATGGCAGCTTTTACCGCGATTGTGGCGAGCACCATCGTGTTTATGGCTTATACCGTGATCAATGCCAAAATTGATTCCCAGACTGAGCGGAACGCAAGGCTGGATGCAGCGATTGTGAAGCTGGATAAGGAAATCAAGGACATCCAGGACCTCAAGGACCAGATCAGCGCCATGCTGGAACGCAAGCAGGTTGTTGAGAACCTGCAAACCAACCGCAGCCAGGCCGTGATTGTGTTTGATGAGCTGAGCCGCCAATTGCCTGAAGGCATGTATTTCAAGAGCATTAAGCAGGTAGGCGACCTGATTACCCTTGAAGGGGTTGCAGACACCAATGCCAGGGTGGCTACGCTGGTGCGCAACTACAATGCTTCTGCCTGGCTGGAAGCGCCGGGGCTGGTTGAAATCAAAGCTGTCACGGCAAACGGGCAGAAACAGAATGTGTTTACCCTTACGGTAAAGCTGAAAGCCCCGCAGGTGGAAGAAGAGGCTGATGCAACAAAAGGCAAGGCAGTAGAAGGGGGCAAGCCATGA
- a CDS encoding pilus assembly protein PilM: protein MKFSLFTEKTPPLIGIDVSSTSVKIVELSGDSRGGYKLEGYAIAPMVPEAVIDGNVADLEKVADAIRQAFRLLGTREKNAALALPSSAVISKKVIMEAGLREEDMEAQVEGEANQYIPFPLDEVNIDFQILGPAPSNPEEEVEVLIVAARKEKIEDRVAAAEVAGLKVIVMDVDSYATEAAYTLVSVQLPDSGNEQTVMIVDIGATMMHINVLHDNKPVYAREQSFGGNQLTQEIQRRFGLSIEEAEISKRRGGLPESYESEVLQPFVQLLATEVARAQQFFTSSTQYHHVDHIVLAGGCASIPEIEVTVQDRTQVHTVIANPFHSMAMGSRVKSQQLPVDAPALLIACGLAMRGIEI, encoded by the coding sequence TTGAAATTCAGTCTTTTTACAGAAAAAACTCCTCCGCTTATTGGTATTGATGTCAGCTCCACTTCAGTGAAGATAGTAGAGTTGTCTGGGGACAGTCGTGGCGGTTACAAGCTGGAAGGGTATGCCATTGCGCCTATGGTGCCGGAAGCGGTAATCGACGGCAATGTGGCAGACCTGGAGAAGGTCGCAGATGCCATCAGGCAGGCGTTCAGGCTGCTGGGCACCCGTGAGAAGAACGCCGCGCTTGCCTTGCCGTCATCTGCCGTCATCAGCAAGAAAGTCATCATGGAAGCCGGCCTGCGTGAAGAAGACATGGAAGCGCAAGTCGAGGGTGAGGCTAATCAATACATTCCGTTCCCCCTGGATGAAGTGAATATTGACTTTCAGATACTGGGACCCGCGCCCAGTAATCCGGAAGAAGAAGTGGAAGTGCTGATCGTTGCCGCGCGTAAGGAAAAAATCGAAGACCGCGTGGCCGCTGCGGAAGTCGCCGGCCTGAAAGTCATTGTCATGGATGTGGATTCGTATGCGACTGAGGCGGCCTATACGCTGGTGTCGGTGCAATTGCCTGATTCCGGTAATGAGCAGACCGTGATGATCGTGGATATCGGCGCCACCATGATGCATATTAATGTTCTGCATGACAACAAGCCGGTCTATGCACGTGAGCAGAGTTTTGGCGGCAATCAGCTTACGCAGGAAATACAGCGCCGGTTCGGTTTGTCGATTGAAGAGGCGGAAATTTCCAAGCGCAGGGGCGGGTTGCCCGAAAGTTATGAAAGTGAAGTGTTGCAGCCGTTTGTGCAGCTGCTTGCGACAGAAGTGGCCAGGGCGCAGCAGTTCTTTACCAGCTCAACACAATACCACCATGTAGACCACATCGTACTGGCGGGTGGTTGCGCATCGATTCCTGAAATTGAAGTGACCGTGCAGGATCGCACCCAGGTGCATACCGTAATCGCAAACCCATTCCACAGCATGGCAATGGGATCCAGGGTGAAATCGCAGCAGCTTCCCGTTGATGCACCAGCCCTTCTGATAGCTTGTGGACTTGCAATGCGAGGTATAGAGATATGA
- a CDS encoding penicillin-binding protein 1A — MILNKWWHYLVMTAIVGSLSVLALIGLAAALIYPTLPSLEALTDYQPKLPLRVYSEDGYLIDEFGEERRAYIKIEQVPQNMKDAVLAIEDRRFYQHSGVDFKGILRAIRNNITGRSHEGASTITMQVAKNFFTTPNGKRTIITKINEAMLALKIEHTLNKDKILELYINQIYLGQRAYGFAAAAQVYYGKPLDKLNLAESALLAGLPKAPSGYNPFVNPKRAITRQQEVLRDMYRFGFIKEPVYQAALKQPLRFKASKQARDLAADYVAEIVRESLYAQYQDDIYSSGLRVYTTIRKANQEAANAAIREGVLDYDSRHGFRGPEKTLNLAKILAENPSDGLNEALDDFDESNGFIPAIVTSLSAKSVHVHTKYGDDIEIKGKGLALVARTLSQKDPEKVLLKAGSVIRVTRSAGQKDSDGWRIVQMPQVESALIALDPESGAVRALVGGFDFNRNKFNHVTQAWRQPGSSFKPFIYSAALEKGFTPASIVEDSPLNFSAKETGEKAWSPRNFDNTFEGPIRLRQALTKSKNLVSIRVIQAIGPSYAQDYITRFGFAAKDHPAYLTMALGAGSVTPWQMATAYAVFANGGYRVKPNLITKIVDQQGKVLAETKFVKAGQGAPRVIDARNAFIMNSMMQDVIRRGTATRALQLGRNDLAGKTGTTNDHYDAWFAGYNPKQVAIAWVGYDKPRALGGSETGGAAALPIWIKYMATALRGMPDVEPVVPDGIMALRVDPVTGVRADNDENGIYEYFYHENPPPEIEEQLPSLFDGLENPEDTSLSQAQKLLQPEIVLPPKPAAAKPAESQSRTTEIAPRNPLNAH, encoded by the coding sequence ATGATACTGAACAAATGGTGGCACTATCTCGTAATGACCGCGATTGTCGGCAGCTTGTCCGTGCTGGCACTGATAGGCCTTGCCGCTGCGCTGATCTATCCTACCCTGCCTTCACTGGAAGCGCTGACCGACTACCAGCCGAAACTGCCGCTGCGGGTTTATTCCGAAGATGGCTACCTGATTGACGAATTTGGCGAAGAGCGCCGCGCTTACATCAAGATAGAACAGGTGCCGCAGAATATGAAAGATGCCGTGCTGGCGATTGAGGACCGACGCTTCTACCAGCATAGCGGTGTTGATTTCAAAGGCATCCTGCGTGCGATCAGGAACAACATCACCGGCAGGAGCCATGAAGGCGCCAGCACCATTACCATGCAGGTAGCCAAGAACTTTTTCACCACCCCCAATGGCAAGCGCACCATCATTACCAAGATCAACGAGGCGATGCTCGCTTTAAAAATCGAGCATACCTTGAATAAAGATAAAATCCTGGAGCTCTACATCAACCAGATTTATCTTGGCCAGCGCGCTTATGGATTTGCCGCAGCAGCACAGGTGTACTATGGAAAGCCATTGGATAAACTCAACCTTGCCGAATCTGCATTGCTTGCAGGTTTGCCTAAAGCACCTTCCGGCTACAATCCTTTCGTCAACCCCAAGCGCGCGATCACGCGTCAGCAGGAAGTCCTGCGCGATATGTACCGCTTCGGGTTCATCAAAGAACCGGTTTACCAGGCAGCCTTGAAGCAACCGTTGCGGTTTAAGGCATCAAAACAGGCGCGCGACCTGGCGGCAGACTATGTTGCGGAAATTGTACGCGAAAGCCTGTATGCACAATATCAGGATGACATCTACAGCAGCGGCCTGCGCGTTTACACTACGATACGCAAAGCCAACCAGGAGGCCGCCAATGCCGCCATCAGGGAAGGCGTTCTAGACTACGATTCACGCCACGGTTTCCGCGGCCCCGAAAAAACACTCAATCTTGCCAAGATTCTTGCTGAGAACCCATCCGACGGCCTGAACGAGGCGCTGGATGATTTTGATGAATCCAACGGTTTCATCCCGGCAATTGTGACCAGCCTGTCAGCCAAATCCGTGCATGTTCACACAAAATACGGTGATGATATTGAAATCAAAGGCAAGGGGCTGGCACTGGTTGCAAGGACGCTGAGCCAGAAAGACCCTGAGAAGGTTTTATTAAAAGCCGGTTCCGTGATCCGGGTCACCAGAAGCGCCGGCCAGAAAGACAGCGACGGCTGGAGGATCGTGCAGATGCCGCAGGTTGAGTCTGCCCTGATTGCATTAGACCCTGAATCCGGCGCAGTCCGCGCCTTGGTGGGCGGGTTCGACTTCAACCGCAACAAGTTCAACCATGTCACTCAGGCATGGCGCCAGCCAGGCTCAAGTTTCAAACCTTTCATCTACTCCGCAGCACTGGAAAAAGGTTTTACGCCGGCCTCCATCGTGGAGGACAGCCCACTGAACTTCTCAGCAAAAGAAACCGGCGAAAAAGCCTGGTCACCGCGTAATTTCGACAACACATTCGAGGGCCCGATACGTTTGAGGCAAGCCCTGACCAAATCAAAGAACCTGGTTTCGATCCGGGTGATACAGGCAATAGGACCAAGTTACGCACAGGACTACATCACCCGCTTCGGCTTTGCGGCCAAAGACCATCCGGCTTATCTCACCATGGCACTGGGCGCAGGTTCGGTAACCCCCTGGCAGATGGCAACAGCCTACGCCGTGTTTGCAAACGGGGGCTACCGCGTCAAACCCAACCTGATCACTAAAATCGTAGACCAGCAAGGCAAAGTCCTGGCAGAAACCAAATTCGTTAAAGCCGGCCAAGGCGCCCCCCGAGTCATTGATGCCCGCAACGCCTTTATCATGAATTCCATGATGCAGGATGTCATCAGGCGCGGCACTGCGACCCGGGCACTGCAACTGGGCCGCAATGACCTGGCCGGCAAGACCGGTACCACCAATGACCATTATGACGCCTGGTTTGCCGGATACAACCCGAAACAGGTGGCGATCGCCTGGGTCGGCTATGACAAGCCGCGCGCACTGGGCGGCAGCGAGACCGGCGGCGCTGCCGCACTGCCTATCTGGATCAAGTACATGGCAACCGCCTTAAGAGGCATGCCGGATGTGGAGCCGGTGGTTCCCGATGGCATCATGGCGCTCAGGGTCGACCCGGTGACCGGCGTACGTGCAGACAATGACGAAAACGGCATTTACGAATACTTCTATCATGAAAATCCACCGCCCGAAATCGAAGAACAGCTGCCGTCATTGTTTGATGGCCTGGAAAACCCGGAAGACACCTCCTTGAGTCAGGCACAGAAGTTATTGCAGCCTGAAATCGTATTGCCGCCTAAACCGGCAGCGGCCAAACCAGCGGAAAGCCAATCAAGAACTACGGAAATTGCACCCAGAAACCCACTGAATGCACATTAA
- the xth gene encoding exodeoxyribonuclease III: MKFATWNVNSLNVRLPHVLDWLKAAQPDVLCLQETKQEDGKFPYTALKEAGYEAVHIGQKTYNGVAILSRHPLTNVQRNIPGFADDQQRVIAADIGDVRVVCAYIPNGQALDSEKYQYKLRWLDALHDWLKAELLAHPRLLLLGDYNIAPEDRDCHDPAAWVGQVLVSPPEREAFRQLIQLGLHDSFRLFDQPEKSFSWWDYRMAGFRRDLGMRIDHILVSDALRSRCAEAYIDKAPRKLERPSDHTPVVLQLIP; the protein is encoded by the coding sequence TTGAAATTTGCTACCTGGAATGTTAACTCTTTAAACGTGAGGTTGCCGCACGTGCTGGATTGGCTGAAGGCAGCCCAGCCGGATGTGCTTTGCCTGCAGGAAACCAAGCAGGAAGATGGCAAGTTTCCTTACACTGCATTAAAAGAAGCCGGTTACGAGGCGGTGCATATCGGGCAGAAAACCTATAACGGGGTAGCGATTCTCAGCCGACATCCCCTCACCAATGTTCAGCGCAATATTCCGGGTTTTGCCGATGACCAGCAGCGTGTGATTGCCGCAGACATCGGTGATGTGCGTGTGGTCTGCGCTTATATCCCGAATGGGCAGGCGCTGGACTCCGAAAAATATCAATACAAGCTGCGCTGGCTGGATGCCCTGCATGACTGGCTGAAAGCCGAGCTGCTTGCACACCCCAGGCTATTGCTGCTGGGCGACTATAATATCGCACCGGAAGACCGTGACTGCCATGACCCGGCCGCGTGGGTGGGGCAGGTGCTGGTATCCCCGCCGGAGCGCGAGGCATTCCGGCAGCTGATCCAGCTTGGCCTGCATGATAGTTTTCGTTTGTTCGACCAGCCGGAAAAGAGCTTCAGCTGGTGGGATTACCGCATGGCAGGTTTCCGGCGTGACCTGGGAATGCGCATCGACCATATCCTGGTCAGCGACGCGCTTAGATCACGCTGTGCCGAGGCATATATAGACAAGGCGCCACGCAAGCTCGAGCGCCCGTCTGACCATACGCCGGTAGTGCTGCAACTGATTCCTTAG
- a CDS encoding M3 family metallopeptidase: MSISQSENNPLLHFAGLPKFNEVKAEHVSPAIDSLLADARKTVEALATADGSVGDGAVTWDNFASKLEDMEERLSRAWSQVGHINAVVNSPELREAYNENLSKLTDFYADLGQDERLYAKFRTLRNSQAFETLTVAQKKIVENELRDFRLGGAELPAGQKARFKEIQEELSKLSSKFEENVLDATNDYALYVHDAKTLQGIPQDVLQAAADAAKAEDKTGWKFTLHFPSYLPVLQYADNRELRETLYRAYATRASEFAKPEWDNTPVIAQILKLRHEAAQLLGFDNYAELSIATKMADSAQHVESFLKDLAARAKPFALRDKIELDEYAAKLGITDMQAWDVSYVSEKLREDKYAFSDQEVKQYFPEHKVLAGLFKVVETIFGIHVSRSDAPVWHEDASFYDIKDEQGELIGQFYLDLYARNNKRGGAWMDEAITRRKSAGGLTRPVAYLTCNFSAPVGGKPALFTHDEVLTMFHEFGHGLHHMLTEVDDYSVSGIKGVEWDAVELPSQFMENFCWEWEVLRNMTAHVDTGEQLPRSLFDKMVAAKNFQAGMQTVRQIEFSLFDIRLHSEFDPHGATTALDLIESVRDEVAVVRPPKWNRFPHNFTHVFSGGYAAGYYSYKWAEVLSADVYSMFEEDGVLSREAGQRYWQEILAKGGSRSAMESFAAFRGREPSIDALLRHSGMIA, from the coding sequence GTGTCTATTTCACAATCAGAAAATAATCCGCTTCTGCATTTTGCAGGTTTACCCAAATTCAATGAGGTAAAAGCCGAGCATGTTTCCCCGGCGATCGACAGCCTGCTGGCAGATGCCAGAAAAACAGTCGAAGCGCTTGCCACGGCTGATGGCAGCGTGGGTGACGGTGCCGTGACCTGGGATAACTTCGCCAGCAAGCTGGAAGATATGGAAGAACGCCTGTCGCGTGCATGGTCGCAGGTCGGTCATATCAATGCGGTCGTGAACAGCCCGGAGCTGCGTGAGGCCTACAATGAGAACCTGTCGAAACTCACGGACTTTTACGCGGACCTGGGGCAGGATGAGCGCCTGTACGCCAAATTCCGCACTTTGCGCAATAGCCAGGCGTTTGAAACGCTGACGGTGGCGCAGAAAAAAATCGTTGAGAATGAATTGCGCGATTTCCGTCTGGGCGGTGCGGAGTTGCCAGCCGGCCAGAAAGCGCGTTTCAAGGAGATTCAGGAAGAGCTGTCCAAACTTTCCTCCAAATTCGAGGAAAACGTGCTGGATGCCACCAATGATTATGCTTTGTACGTACACGACGCAAAAACCTTGCAAGGTATACCACAGGATGTGCTGCAGGCCGCTGCCGATGCGGCAAAAGCGGAAGATAAGACCGGCTGGAAATTCACCTTGCATTTCCCGTCCTATTTGCCGGTACTGCAATATGCAGATAACCGTGAATTACGTGAAACGCTTTACCGTGCCTACGCTACCCGGGCTTCCGAGTTCGCAAAACCGGAGTGGGATAACACGCCTGTCATTGCGCAGATACTCAAGTTGCGGCACGAAGCTGCACAATTGCTCGGCTTTGATAACTATGCAGAGCTTTCCATCGCGACAAAAATGGCTGACTCGGCGCAGCATGTGGAGTCTTTCCTCAAGGACCTGGCCGCCAGGGCGAAGCCGTTTGCGCTGCGGGATAAAATAGAGCTGGATGAATACGCTGCCAAACTTGGCATCACTGACATGCAAGCCTGGGATGTGTCCTATGTTTCCGAGAAGCTGCGTGAAGATAAATATGCGTTTTCAGACCAGGAAGTGAAGCAGTATTTTCCTGAGCATAAAGTGCTGGCAGGTTTGTTCAAGGTCGTGGAAACCATTTTCGGCATTCATGTGAGCCGTTCTGATGCGCCGGTGTGGCACGAAGATGCAAGTTTTTACGATATCAAGGATGAGCAGGGCGAGTTGATCGGCCAGTTCTATCTGGATTTGTATGCGCGCAACAACAAGCGTGGCGGCGCCTGGATGGATGAAGCCATCACGCGCCGTAAATCAGCCGGCGGCCTGACCAGGCCGGTTGCCTATCTGACCTGTAACTTCTCTGCGCCGGTCGGCGGCAAACCTGCCTTGTTCACGCATGATGAAGTGCTGACCATGTTCCATGAGTTTGGCCACGGCCTGCACCACATGCTCACGGAAGTGGATGATTACAGCGTATCCGGCATTAAGGGTGTGGAGTGGGATGCGGTAGAGTTGCCAAGCCAGTTCATGGAAAACTTCTGCTGGGAATGGGAAGTGCTGCGCAACATGACGGCGCATGTGGATACCGGTGAGCAATTGCCGCGTTCGCTTTTTGACAAGATGGTGGCAGCAAAGAACTTCCAGGCCGGTATGCAGACTGTGCGCCAGATCGAGTTCTCCCTGTTTGATATTCGCCTGCACAGCGAGTTTGACCCGCATGGGGCAACGACTGCGCTTGACCTGATTGAGTCTGTGCGCGATGAAGTCGCTGTGGTGCGTCCGCCTAAATGGAACCGCTTTCCGCATAACTTCACGCATGTGTTTTCGGGCGGTTATGCTGCCGGTTACTACAGCTATAAATGGGCCGAGGTGCTGTCTGCCGATGTTTACAGCATGTTTGAGGAAGACGGCGTGCTATCGAGGGAGGCCGGTCAGCGCTACTGGCAGGAAATCCTGGCAAAAGGCGGCTCCCGTTCCGCGATGGAATCGTTTGCCGCATTCCGTGGCCGCGAGCCAAGCATTGATGCCCTGCTGAGACACAGTGGCATGATTGCTTAA
- a CDS encoding DUF4870 domain-containing protein: protein MSTEITVPSNDDKNIVTITHLGGILFSFIPSLVVWLLKKNDSEYIAAQAKEALNFQITLLLAQFAAYVLVFILVGFLLLGLIWVFNIVFCIIAAISSSKGEYYRYPLTLRLIN from the coding sequence ATGTCCACTGAAATTACTGTGCCCAGCAACGACGATAAAAACATTGTGACGATTACCCACCTGGGCGGCATATTGTTTTCGTTCATCCCGTCATTAGTGGTGTGGCTATTGAAGAAAAATGACAGTGAATACATTGCAGCGCAGGCCAAAGAAGCCCTGAACTTCCAGATCACGCTGCTGCTGGCGCAGTTTGCAGCTTATGTGCTGGTTTTCATATTGGTCGGATTTTTATTATTGGGGCTGATTTGGGTATTCAATATTGTTTTCTGCATTATTGCCGCCATATCAAGCAGTAAAGGTGAGTATTACCGTTACCCGCTCACCTTGCGTTTAATCAACTAG
- the ptsP gene encoding phosphoenolpyruvate--protein phosphotransferase — protein MTSFSIHGVGVSSGIAIGHAHLLSNALLEVVHYQLPKHLIDDEVKRFSNAITTVKQDLAQIKGSLRKNAPAELAAFIGTHLLMLEDKSLSEVPKNIIRNEQCNAEWAIKLQMDDIVDQFEQIEDSYLRERKQDVIQVVERIIKVLLGHQAQLSTEQQNSALHQERKLILVAHDVSPADAIQFKQHQFAAFITDVGGATSHTAILARSLNIPSIVALQRARDLINDGELIIVDGDLGVVIVNPSKEILDEYKLKQEQWELEQQKLQRIKTTKALTIDGTAIELMANIELPEDVAAVKASGATGIGLYRTEFLFMNRHDMPNEEEQFEAYKSVAEAMKGAPVTIRTLDLGADKQMNADTVVNSPNPALGLRAIRLCLSEPQIFHTQLRALLRASHYGKIKILIPMLCMLSELRQTKVFLERAKASLRKENIPFDENVELGGMIEIPAAAINAEAFADELDFLSIGTNDLIQYTLAIDRTDDAVAHLYNPMHPSVLKLISMTIKAGAKQGKAVSVCGEMAGDAKLTKLLLGMGLRQFSMHPSHVLSIKQQVLHSQLSELSGQARKVLGLTDSDKIELVVNKINLN, from the coding sequence ATGACCAGTTTCAGTATTCATGGTGTAGGCGTTTCCAGCGGCATTGCGATCGGCCATGCGCACCTGCTTTCCAATGCATTGCTGGAAGTGGTGCATTACCAGCTGCCCAAACATTTGATTGACGATGAAGTAAAGCGTTTCAGCAACGCAATCACCACCGTTAAGCAGGATCTGGCGCAGATCAAGGGCAGCCTGCGCAAGAATGCGCCGGCAGAGCTGGCTGCGTTCATCGGTACACACTTGCTGATGCTGGAAGACAAGTCACTGTCTGAAGTGCCTAAAAATATCATCAGGAATGAACAATGCAATGCCGAGTGGGCCATCAAGCTGCAGATGGACGACATTGTCGACCAGTTCGAGCAGATTGAAGACAGCTACCTGCGTGAACGCAAGCAGGATGTCATTCAGGTTGTTGAGCGTATCATCAAGGTGCTGCTTGGCCATCAGGCGCAGCTCAGTACCGAGCAGCAGAACAGCGCCTTGCATCAGGAGCGTAAACTGATCCTGGTTGCGCATGATGTTTCCCCTGCGGATGCCATTCAATTCAAGCAGCACCAGTTCGCGGCGTTCATCACGGATGTGGGCGGCGCAACCTCGCATACGGCGATCCTGGCACGCAGCCTCAATATCCCTTCTATTGTCGCGTTGCAGCGTGCGCGTGACCTGATCAATGATGGTGAACTCATCATTGTTGATGGTGACCTGGGCGTTGTCATCGTTAATCCATCCAAAGAGATTCTGGATGAGTACAAATTAAAGCAGGAACAGTGGGAACTTGAGCAGCAAAAGCTGCAACGCATCAAAACCACCAAAGCGCTGACCATAGACGGCACGGCCATAGAGCTGATGGCCAATATCGAACTGCCGGAAGACGTGGCAGCGGTCAAGGCTTCCGGCGCGACCGGCATCGGGCTGTACCGTACCGAGTTCCTGTTCATGAACCGGCATGATATGCCGAATGAAGAAGAGCAGTTCGAGGCTTATAAATCAGTGGCAGAAGCCATGAAAGGCGCGCCAGTCACTATCCGCACCCTGGACCTGGGGGCGGATAAGCAGATGAATGCCGATACGGTGGTGAACTCACCCAACCCGGCACTGGGGCTGCGGGCGATCCGCCTGTGCCTGTCCGAGCCGCAGATTTTCCATACCCAGCTGCGTGCATTGCTGCGGGCATCTCATTACGGAAAAATCAAGATCCTGATCCCGATGCTGTGCATGCTTTCGGAATTGCGCCAGACGAAAGTATTTCTTGAACGTGCCAAGGCAAGCCTGCGTAAGGAAAACATCCCGTTCGATGAAAACGTCGAGCTTGGCGGCATGATCGAAATCCCGGCTGCGGCGATCAATGCCGAAGCTTTTGCCGACGAGCTGGATTTCCTGTCCATCGGTACTAACGACCTGATTCAATATACATTGGCGATAGACCGTACCGATGATGCTGTAGCACATCTGTATAACCCTATGCATCCATCAGTGCTGAAGCTGATCTCCATGACGATCAAAGCAGGTGCAAAGCAGGGCAAAGCCGTTTCCGTATGCGGTGAAATGGCGGGTGATGCCAAGCTGACCAAGCTGTTGCTGGGAATGGGCTTGCGCCAGTTCTCCATGCACCCGTCACATGTGCTAAGCATCAAGCAGCAGGTTCTGCATAGCCAGTTGAGCGAGCTGTCCGGACAGGCGCGCAAGGTGCTTGGCTTGACGGATTCTGACAAAATTGAACTTGTAGTCAATAAAATCAATCTCAACTAA
- a CDS encoding HPr family phosphocarrier protein: MISKQLEIINKLGLHARASTKLTQTASKFASEVWIERNGRRVNAKSIMGVMMLAAAKGAIVTLEASGADEAEAIEALTALIENYFGEGE; this comes from the coding sequence ATGATTAGCAAGCAACTGGAAATTATTAACAAACTGGGTCTGCATGCCCGCGCCTCGACCAAGCTCACGCAAACTGCCAGCAAGTTTGCCAGTGAGGTGTGGATTGAGCGCAATGGGCGCCGCGTCAATGCCAAGAGCATCATGGGCGTGATGATGCTGGCGGCGGCAAAAGGCGCGATTGTTACCCTGGAGGCCAGCGGTGCCGATGAAGCTGAGGCGATCGAGGCATTGACGGCGTTGATTGAAAATTACTTCGGCGAAGGCGAATGA